In Pyrus communis chromosome 11, drPyrComm1.1, whole genome shotgun sequence, the sequence GTGggtgcaaggtagatgtaaaatgccaCACTAAAATTATAGCACAggcagataacaaataaaaaggcAGAGGAgtagatgatgttactgatatttttctctagttttctttcttcttcttattttcttgtAACTTACAAACatgcggagtgctctatttatagagcgtCTCCAAACTGATGCAGTTAATGCATTCTGAAATTTAAAACGTATCCTCTGACATTACAAttcactttgcatgggcattgaaaactttgCCTATGCAGAAGACTTTTGCTTTGTGAGCATTCATTACCATCAGACATTAGACTTTTCAACACTTTAAATTTTGTGGTACAGTAGGTGGGCAAAGCCGGTAGGTGGATCAGCCCACTGACCAATCACGAATCAccaaaagaattaaaaataataataaataagaaaaaacagaaaCAGAAGTTCCCAGTGGAGTATTGGTTCACAACTCCCACTATAAATAATACAAGAACAAGAGAGAGTGTCGTACGGTTCATCGTTTCGTGTTTTGCCTGCCTTTCACTTTCAAAgacttgcaaaaaaaaaaggcactttctctctctcagcGAGCGGCTCTGTGACTTTAAAGAGTCGCCGATCCCATTCCATTCCCTTCCTATCTACATATCTACCCTTCCAACTCCAATCAACCACCCCCGGACGAACAGAAGCAGCAATGGCTTTCCAGAAGATCAAGGTTGCCAACCCCATCGTCGAGATGGACGGTGAGATTTCCCTTCCATCTATATGTATATTGTATTTCCTCCGATCTGTTTGTTTCCGTCGCCGATCATCTGAACTGATTGATCTGCTGATTCTGTTTCGTTTCGTTCTGGTTCTGGTTGATCACTTTTTTGAGCTGAATTTTTTACGTACCCAAAATGTTTATTTGCTTGTCTTCCGGAAAGTTGGtgccttttatttttgtaaacctttgttttccattttttattcATTGAAAAGTTGGTAGAACGAAAACCCTTTTGGTTTTAGGCTACAGAAAGAAAACCCATTTGCCAGAAATGATTTGTTTTTCCCCCAAAaacatgaaattgaaaaaatcGGCTCTAACTTGTTATTTGATTTGTACAAAAAATAATCTTGATTTCAATTGGGAGGGTTGTTTGCTGAATTTTTATCTgcattataaattaaattttgtttgatCTATATATTAGCAGATTCTGTAATTGTTTTAGCCTTTAAGAATTGAACTATGATGATGCATAAATGATTCagacttcaagtgtttttcgtAAAGAAAATATGTTAAAAGTTTCAAAGACTCGAAGAAATTATTCTCAACTCATGAAAGTGTGAAGAACTCGTAATGCACGACACACTCATACTCACACTGCATGGAACACTTGTTGATTTCATTTAAATCTAACTTTGCAAAACTAATACGCTTGTGTACGTGGGTTGAAGATTCGAAGAAATTTGACCTTACTCTTTCTCATATCATGTGTCTTTTGATATGTGGTTTCAGGAGATGAAATGACAAGAGTTTTCTGGAAATCCATTAAGGACAAGGTATCTACATCATACTCTTTAAGTGTTTCACCTATGCTATTTTTTGTATAACTACGTACTGTTCTGATCAAGATGGTGATTGCGTACACGATTCTTTCTCGTTGTTGTATCTGCAGCTTATCTTACCATTTGTGGAATTGGACATCAAGTACTTTGACCTTGGCCTTCCTCATCGTGATGCCACTGATGACAAGGTTACTGTTGAAAGTGCTGAGGCTACTCTCAAGTACGTTTATTGCATCTCTACTTAAAGTTATTAGGATTTCTATTTGTTTCTGAATTCATTATTTCTATCTTTACATTGGTATTGATGAGTCAGGATTGTAATTAGGCTGTAAACAAAGTTGTTTATGGCACATTGTTGTCCTTATGAACACCTCCTTCCTATGCATTATAAAATACGAGGTAGAGGGTGAGAGCATTCAATGCTCGTCATGTGTCTGTATATGTTTTACCAGGCAAAAACAGAAGAATAATGAGTGCCTAGAGTATCGTTTTgtttggaaattttattttgctaTTCATTTTGCATCTCTAACACTTGGTATTTTAGGTACAATGTAGCAATCAAGTGTGCGACTATTACTCCAGGTATACACTACAGAAGAATTATACATGCATTTGTTGTCGAGCTCTAGATCCTGTAGTAATTATTTCAGTCTTCACTGAGAGATTGACAAAATTCATGATATTGTTGTCATAATTGACAGATGAAGCTCGTATGACGGAGTTTAGCTTGAAGAGTATGTGGAGGAGTCCCAATGGGACTATTAGGAATATTTTGAATGGTTAGTGAACTGGCAACTTTCCATTCTCatcttttgaacaattttttttttggcaattaCAATGgctgattgtttttttttgtacagGTACTGTTTTCAGAGAACCAATTCTTTGCAAAAACATCCCTCGCCTTATCCCAGGTATAATAATGTCATATGGTGATTCTATATTTTCGTAGGACTAGAACTATgcttattatttctttttttcagGCTGGACAAAGCCGATATGCATTGGAAGACATGCTTTTGGTGATCAGTATCGAGCAACTGATGCAGTCATTAAAGGACCGGGGAAACTGAaattggtgtttggtaaacatttatcTTTGCTTGATAGTGTTAGATTTGTGTACCTCACTGTAGATTAGTAGGATTATATGTACAAAGTTTCTCTTGATAAATGATAGTTCTTAAACTCCTTTGTTTTTACTTGATAAATGCTTGCAGTGCCAGAAGGAAAGGATGAGAAGACAGAGCTAGACGTGTATGACTTTACAGGGGAGGGGGGAGTAGCATTGGCCATGTACAACACCGATGAGGTTTATTTGTTAATCCTGTCGTGTTTCTGTTGAAAGAATTTCTAGATTGCTGTGAGTGACTGTGTGTTCCTTTTATTGTATATCTGTCTTGGGTATGCAGTCCATCCGTGCTTTTGCAGAGGCTTCCATGACCACTGCTTATGAGAAAAAGTGGCCTCTTTATCTTAGCACAAAAAATACTATTCTGAAGAAGTATGATGGAAGGTACGCAGATTCTTAATTTCcttgtttttaagtatttaacaTTTGTAtcgacaaagaaaaaaaattagtatttaaCATGTGTACTTATTCTCTGAAcaatctatatttttgtttgttcatgATATAAGATTCAAGGACATATTTCAAGAAGTTTATGAAGCTAACTGGAAATCAAAGTTTGAAGCTGCTGGCATATGGTAAGGAGTCAGGACTGAAAAACGTGGCAATTTTGTCTTATATCCTGAGGTCAGATGGTGTTGTTTTATTGACTATAATATTGGATTTGAAGGTATGAGCATCGTCTCATTGATGATATGGTGGCTTATGCACTTAAAAGTGATGGTGCGTATGTTTGGGCATGCAAGAATTATGATGGAGATGTGCAAAGTGATATGTTAGCTCAAGGTTCGTACAACTGCCCTTTAGCTAATTTTTGTCTCGTCTCGTCAATGATTTGCATACTGAGATTTTACAGTTTTTAACTGGTGGTTCTATTGCAGGGTTTGGATCTCTTGGATTGATGACATCCGTACTGGTATGTTATACCTGTTTCATGTGTATTTGCACTTATCCCTCCATCCCTCGCTCCCTATTTTGTCATGTGAATCCTTGTCCTTCACTTACTGGAGTATTTCATGGGTACAGGTGTGCCCAGATGGAAAAACTATTGAAGCCGAAGCTGCCCATGGTACAGTTACTCGGCACTACAGGGTTCACCAGAAGGGAGGCGAAACGAGTACAAACAGCATTGCTTCCATCTTTGCTTGGACAAGAGGGCTTGCACACAGGTATATTAGAAAGATTGTTTTCCACGTTAGCGCTCCTTTTTGATATCTTAGGGTTCCGTGAAAAGGTTATTAAATCTGAATGTAAATGTGTCTCTGTAATAGGGCTAAGTTGGATGACAATGCAAGACTTTTGGAGTTCACTCAAAAACTCGAAGAAGCTTGTATTGGGACTGTGGAATCGGGGAAAATGACCAAGGATCTTGCACTAATTCTTCACGGATCCAAGTAAGTGTCTAATAGATTATTTTATCTTCATAATTTATGTCTCTGTGCCTATGTGAGTTGTGTTTTCCTGTGCCTCTATATGAGCAGTGATTTTACTTATAACATGCTTATGTGTGCTGCAGGCTGGCTAGGAACCACTACTTGAACACTGAAGAGTTCATTGATGCTGTGGCCAACGAACTGAAAGCTAAGCTTGCTTGCTAGGAAGCACTGCATTTTTCAGACTTGCATTGGAGGTGAGTTCCTTTCTGTTTTCCGCCGTTTCTTAACATCATAATCATAATCTTATTGAAAGTAATGTCACCTAATGCCTGTTTGTAGGGGAATTTTTAATACACAATCTAAATTTCTTGCTTCATTTCCTTGCGATTCCAATGTTTTCTTGATAAATTATTCTTACCCTCGtcattttttggttttattgaAGTAGTTTTCTCATTTAGTGCaaacattttctttcattttttgaagTTAATGGATTCTAATTTGTGTTTCAGGGACCAGGCAACTGTGGACTTCTTTATTAtgaaagaaataattgagggCGGAAAATGGGGAAGGCAGGGAGGCGGAAAAGGGAAGACGAGCGGTGGACTTTCCCCTCTGGTGTTATGTTAGAGATGTTGACTCGTCAGTTGCTTGTGCACTATTTGGATTCTCGACTCTTACCGATTTGCATGTTCTTTCCTCTTCATCAGTTGCTAAGCTTCGGCAGCTTTAACTTTTTTCATAGTTTAACTGCAGAATAATCTTTCTTTGGTTCGTCTTTGGACAGTGTCAGAAGTTCGTAAACCGGACTGTCGAGTCCGGTTAATGTTCTTCGTTCTTGGGTTCTATCTCGAGTCTTGATATAAGTATTGGCAAATGCATTTCAAAAAATAATGGCCAATGGTTCGTACCCATTGATCTCTATCCGCCAAGGATATGTCGATAACTTGACATATGCTTTGACCAGTACTTTTGTATGGATGATCACAGTGATATGCCGGGTGATGTACATCCCGGTTGATAAGCTGAAACCGTCTCCTCACTGATACGCCGGTTGTTGTAAATATAGCGTCAATAATATAGGAATCAAACTCCTATAATAGGTCGGAAAGTTTTAGTGCTATGAGAGTGATTGTTATAATCTTAGTTCGACTGCACTTACGAGTGTTAAACCTATACGATAAATAACAAGAGAGAA encodes:
- the LOC137749534 gene encoding isocitrate dehydrogenase [NADP]-like; translation: MAFQKIKVANPIVEMDGDEMTRVFWKSIKDKLILPFVELDIKYFDLGLPHRDATDDKVTVESAEATLKYNVAIKCATITPDEARMTEFSLKSMWRSPNGTIRNILNGTVFREPILCKNIPRLIPGWTKPICIGRHAFGDQYRATDAVIKGPGKLKLVFVPEGKDEKTELDVYDFTGEGGVALAMYNTDESIRAFAEASMTTAYEKKWPLYLSTKNTILKKYDGRFKDIFQEVYEANWKSKFEAAGIWYEHRLIDDMVAYALKSDGAYVWACKNYDGDVQSDMLAQGFGSLGLMTSVLVCPDGKTIEAEAAHGTVTRHYRVHQKGGETSTNSIASIFAWTRGLAHRAKLDDNARLLEFTQKLEEACIGTVESGKMTKDLALILHGSKLARNHYLNTEEFIDAVANELKAKLAC